From a single Anaerolineaceae bacterium oral taxon 439 genomic region:
- a CDS encoding glutathione peroxidase, whose product MNIYDFTVPNAAGEDVPLSAYKGKVILVVNTATGCGFTPHYQPLEEMYEALHEKGLEIIDVPCNQFGGQAPGSDAEIQEFCTLKYNTQFPQMKKSDVNGANELPLFTWLKAQKGFEGFGSSPAALMMKGMLAVSRPDYKSTPDIKWNFTKFVVDRAGNVAARFEPTADMKDVRKLVEKLIG is encoded by the coding sequence ATGAACATCTATGACTTTACCGTCCCGAACGCCGCCGGAGAAGACGTCCCGCTCAGCGCGTATAAAGGGAAAGTCATCCTCGTCGTCAACACGGCGACCGGCTGCGGATTCACGCCGCATTATCAGCCGCTGGAAGAAATGTACGAGGCGCTACATGAAAAGGGGCTCGAAATCATCGACGTCCCCTGCAACCAGTTCGGCGGACAGGCGCCCGGCTCTGACGCCGAAATTCAGGAATTTTGCACGCTGAAATACAACACGCAATTTCCGCAGATGAAAAAATCGGACGTCAACGGCGCAAACGAACTCCCGCTCTTTACCTGGCTGAAAGCGCAGAAAGGCTTCGAAGGCTTCGGCTCCTCCCCCGCCGCGCTGATGATGAAGGGAATGCTCGCAGTTTCGCGTCCGGATTACAAGTCGACACCAGATATAAAATGGAACTTCACGAAATTCGTCGTCGATCGGGCGGGGAACGTCGCCGCTCGCTTCGAACCCACCGCCGACATGAAAGACGTCCGCAAGCTGGTCGAAAAACTCATCGGTTAA
- a CDS encoding ribulose-phosphate 3-epimerase, with the protein MKPVKLSASILASNFMQLGNEVDAVVNGGADWVHVDVMDGSFVPNITIGVPVVEGLKKISAAPLDVHLMIIQPERHIHSFIEAGADIVSVHVENNQNIHSTLTEIRRLGAKPSIVLNPGTPAGMIEPLLPFVDMVLVMTVNPGFGGQKFIPQTLKKIRVIRNWIDEARLDVDIEVDGGINEESIRLCSEAGANVFVAGTSIFRNPVGYGRAVRSLREAAKSSAR; encoded by the coding sequence ATGAAACCGGTTAAACTTTCAGCTTCGATTTTAGCGTCGAATTTCATGCAATTGGGGAACGAGGTCGACGCGGTTGTCAACGGCGGCGCCGACTGGGTCCATGTCGACGTCATGGACGGTTCATTCGTTCCGAATATTACGATCGGCGTTCCAGTCGTAGAAGGGTTAAAAAAAATCAGCGCCGCGCCGCTGGACGTGCACCTGATGATCATTCAGCCGGAAAGGCATATCCACTCGTTTATCGAAGCCGGCGCGGATATCGTATCGGTTCACGTCGAAAACAACCAGAATATTCATTCAACCCTGACCGAAATACGCCGTCTCGGCGCAAAGCCTTCGATCGTCCTCAACCCGGGAACCCCTGCCGGGATGATCGAACCGCTGCTGCCTTTCGTCGATATGGTTCTCGTCATGACGGTCAACCCCGGCTTCGGCGGCCAGAAGTTCATCCCACAGACGCTGAAAAAAATCCGCGTAATCCGGAACTGGATCGACGAGGCGCGGCTGGACGTCGATATCGAAGTCGACGGCGGAATTAACGAAGAATCGATTCGGCTCTGCTCCGAGGCTGGCGCGAACGTATTCGTCGCCGGGACCTCGATTTTCCGTAACCCCGTCGGTTACGGCCGCGCGGTCCGGTCGCTCCGCGAAGCTGCGAAATCGTCCGCCCGTTAG